In Osmia bicornis bicornis chromosome 1, iOsmBic2.1, whole genome shotgun sequence, the following proteins share a genomic window:
- the LOC114876376 gene encoding trichoplein keratin filament-binding protein-like isoform X1, with protein sequence MKRNRWEMIGFTWEKPRPTFLETFHTREIFRIVDAVRRSRWTPRDELFRGSPFLPIQVPRSGRKCRRAKWLRIFESLGKIETWTTHQGHDCTSLTARYFRPRDVTERHKLEIEDGPLLLGCFRVSRYREKQYQLAAQRHNQEFLKYDHYQQIAKYYEQQCRIAKQYDSWNSRGIDPKGELAKAKKAERLLVRRNKLRNLLKEEDESYRNELEEQKILKNRSEVPSLEQLKRKLKEKRAEESLYFPRTCRRYQSYFVCPKESNSSGSSTLRDTNLQYSRVCRDSTNLIHQNGQNSRCSSSGMSKGSNRKSQEQENFDTRKEVHRRASLQFSNEVVRPNTRYSARYARRSLENTNVRSDDSTDYGSNRVSSRSSFGAPSETYLSLNSKTPLRKNDKENALLSPQEVRVIKNRSYSRMGDPEMNTKDLAHQKESPHRRSQDNDNTELNQSMEDQTETPIEDPHQKRDLQDKYSSEEDHIVEDVKTTDNRQFEVEKSMPWLRMDPTDKNLSKQMFLYLTHKELKTKIEDLIVRESHACKKQCWDEALRLRDMRNRLELHREKKLYSIDNIVFDEETKKLALMSIDKRENELAEREDACTDSTMYSEDAKALWKKWVHEDERFVIEDARVQREKLMNVLEKEWQGLAIRDKERITRSHQTVIHDAVVQEEHKLMSSLNAAKAKSSPTSLK encoded by the exons ATGAAACGAAATAGGTGGGAGATGATCGGTTTTACGTGGGAGAAACCACGACCCACTTTTCTCGAGACGTTTCACACTCGGGAAATCTTCCGGATTGTGGACGCGGTTCGTCGGTCCCGTTGGACCCCGAGGGATGAACTATTCCGTGGATCTCCCTTTCTTCCGATCCAGGTGCCTCGGAGCGGTAGAAAATGTCGAAGAGCGAAGTGGTTGAGAATTTTTGAGAGTCTGGGAAAGATTGAGACCTGGACCACACATCAGGGCCACGACTGCACCTCCCTAACCGCACGATATTTTCGTCCACGTGACGTCACAGAGAGACACAAGCTCGAAATAGAAGACGGTCCTCTTCTTCTAGGATGCTTTCG GGTGAGTCGATACCGAGAGAAGCAGTACCAGCTAGCAGCCCAGAGACACAACCAGGAGTTCCTCAAGTACGATCATTACCAACAAATCGCTAAATACTACGAGCAGCAATGTAGAATCGCGAAGCAATACGATTCGTGGAATTCCAGGGGTATAGATCCCAAGGGAGAGCTTGCGAAGGCTAAGAAAGCTGAAAGATTGCTGGTCAGAAGGAACAAGCTACGAAATCTGTTGAAGGAAGAAGATGAATCATACAGAAACGAATTGGAGGAAcagaaaatattgaagaatCGTAGCGAAGTGCCTTCGTTGGAGcagttgaaacgaaaattAAAGGAGAAACGAGCAGAAGAGAGCCTTTATTTCCCTAGAACCTGTCGAAGATACCAATCGTACTTCGTCTGTCCTAAAGAATCTAACAGTTCCGGTTCGAGCACCCTCAGGGATACAAATCTTCAATATTCGCGTGTTTGTAGAGATTCTACAAATCTAATTCATCAGAACGGACAAAATTCTCGCTGTAGTAGTTCTGGTATGAGCAAAGGGAGCAACAGAAAATCGCAGGAACAGGAAAATTTCGATACGCGAAAGGAAGTTCATCGACGTGCATCGCTTCAGTTCTCCAACGAAGTCGTCAGGCCTAACACAAGGTATTCCGCTCGTTACGCGCGCAGGAGTTTGGAAAACACCAACGTCAGAAGTGACGATTCGACTGACTACGGGTCGAACAGGGTATCGAGCAGATCTTCCTTTGGAGCACCTAGTGAAACGTATTTGTCACTAAACAGCAAGACTCCTCTTCGCAAGAACGATAAAGAGAACGCTTTATTAAGTCCTCAAGAAGTTCGAGTGATCAAGAATCGTTCCTACAGCAGGATGGGCGATCCTGAAATGAATACCAAGGACCTCGCTCATCAGAAGGAGAGTCCTCATAGAAGGTCCCAAGACAACGATAACACTGAGCTGAATCAAAGTATGGAGGATCAAACGGAGACTCCAATTGAAGATCCGCATCAAAAACGGGACCTACAAGACAAATACAGCTCCGAAGAGGATCATATCGTGGAAGATGTGAAAACAACGGACAATCGGCAGTTCGAAGTGGAGAAAAGCATGCCTTGGCTACGAATGGATCCTACAGACAAGAATCTCTCCAAGCAAATGTTTCTGTATTTGACTCATAAAGAGTTGAAGACCAAAATTGAGGATCTAATCGTGAGAGAATCGCATGCTTGCAAGAAACAATGTTGGGACGAGGCGCTTAGACTGAGGGATATGAGAAACAGATTGGAATTGCATCGCGAGAAAAAGCTGTACAGCATTGATAATATTGTTTTCGATGAGGAGACGAAGAAACTAGCACTGATGAGCATTGATAAAAGAGAGAACGAACTTGCTGAACGCGAGGATGCTTGTACGGATTCAACGATGTACAG CGAGGATGCCAAAGCACTGTGGAAGAAATGGGTGCACGAAGATGAAAGATTCGTGATCGAAGATGCGCGAGTGCAGAGGGAGAAGTTGATGAACGTTTTGGAGAAAGAATGGCAGGGTCTCGCTATCCGTGACAAGGAACGAATTACTCGATCACATCAGACTGTGATACACGACGCTGTTGTCCAAGAAGAACATAAACTCATGTCTTCTCTCAACGCGGCTAAAGCAAAATCTTCGCCTACATCCTTGAAATGA
- the LOC114876376 gene encoding uncharacterized protein LOC114876376 isoform X2: MKRNRWEMIGFTWEKPRPTFLETFHTREIFRIVDAVRRSRWTPRDELFRGSPFLPIQVPRSGRKCRRAKWLRIFESLGKIETWTTHQGHDCTSLTARYFRPRDVTERHKLEIEDGPLLLGCFRVSRYREKQYQLAAQRHNQEFLKGIDPKGELAKAKKAERLLVRRNKLRNLLKEEDESYRNELEEQKILKNRSEVPSLEQLKRKLKEKRAEESLYFPRTCRRYQSYFVCPKESNSSGSSTLRDTNLQYSRVCRDSTNLIHQNGQNSRCSSSGMSKGSNRKSQEQENFDTRKEVHRRASLQFSNEVVRPNTRYSARYARRSLENTNVRSDDSTDYGSNRVSSRSSFGAPSETYLSLNSKTPLRKNDKENALLSPQEVRVIKNRSYSRMGDPEMNTKDLAHQKESPHRRSQDNDNTELNQSMEDQTETPIEDPHQKRDLQDKYSSEEDHIVEDVKTTDNRQFEVEKSMPWLRMDPTDKNLSKQMFLYLTHKELKTKIEDLIVRESHACKKQCWDEALRLRDMRNRLELHREKKLYSIDNIVFDEETKKLALMSIDKRENELAEREDACTDSTMYSEDAKALWKKWVHEDERFVIEDARVQREKLMNVLEKEWQGLAIRDKERITRSHQTVIHDAVVQEEHKLMSSLNAAKAKSSPTSLK, translated from the exons ATGAAACGAAATAGGTGGGAGATGATCGGTTTTACGTGGGAGAAACCACGACCCACTTTTCTCGAGACGTTTCACACTCGGGAAATCTTCCGGATTGTGGACGCGGTTCGTCGGTCCCGTTGGACCCCGAGGGATGAACTATTCCGTGGATCTCCCTTTCTTCCGATCCAGGTGCCTCGGAGCGGTAGAAAATGTCGAAGAGCGAAGTGGTTGAGAATTTTTGAGAGTCTGGGAAAGATTGAGACCTGGACCACACATCAGGGCCACGACTGCACCTCCCTAACCGCACGATATTTTCGTCCACGTGACGTCACAGAGAGACACAAGCTCGAAATAGAAGACGGTCCTCTTCTTCTAGGATGCTTTCG GGTGAGTCGATACCGAGAGAAGCAGTACCAGCTAGCAGCCCAGAGACACAACCAGGAGTTCCTCAA GGGTATAGATCCCAAGGGAGAGCTTGCGAAGGCTAAGAAAGCTGAAAGATTGCTGGTCAGAAGGAACAAGCTACGAAATCTGTTGAAGGAAGAAGATGAATCATACAGAAACGAATTGGAGGAAcagaaaatattgaagaatCGTAGCGAAGTGCCTTCGTTGGAGcagttgaaacgaaaattAAAGGAGAAACGAGCAGAAGAGAGCCTTTATTTCCCTAGAACCTGTCGAAGATACCAATCGTACTTCGTCTGTCCTAAAGAATCTAACAGTTCCGGTTCGAGCACCCTCAGGGATACAAATCTTCAATATTCGCGTGTTTGTAGAGATTCTACAAATCTAATTCATCAGAACGGACAAAATTCTCGCTGTAGTAGTTCTGGTATGAGCAAAGGGAGCAACAGAAAATCGCAGGAACAGGAAAATTTCGATACGCGAAAGGAAGTTCATCGACGTGCATCGCTTCAGTTCTCCAACGAAGTCGTCAGGCCTAACACAAGGTATTCCGCTCGTTACGCGCGCAGGAGTTTGGAAAACACCAACGTCAGAAGTGACGATTCGACTGACTACGGGTCGAACAGGGTATCGAGCAGATCTTCCTTTGGAGCACCTAGTGAAACGTATTTGTCACTAAACAGCAAGACTCCTCTTCGCAAGAACGATAAAGAGAACGCTTTATTAAGTCCTCAAGAAGTTCGAGTGATCAAGAATCGTTCCTACAGCAGGATGGGCGATCCTGAAATGAATACCAAGGACCTCGCTCATCAGAAGGAGAGTCCTCATAGAAGGTCCCAAGACAACGATAACACTGAGCTGAATCAAAGTATGGAGGATCAAACGGAGACTCCAATTGAAGATCCGCATCAAAAACGGGACCTACAAGACAAATACAGCTCCGAAGAGGATCATATCGTGGAAGATGTGAAAACAACGGACAATCGGCAGTTCGAAGTGGAGAAAAGCATGCCTTGGCTACGAATGGATCCTACAGACAAGAATCTCTCCAAGCAAATGTTTCTGTATTTGACTCATAAAGAGTTGAAGACCAAAATTGAGGATCTAATCGTGAGAGAATCGCATGCTTGCAAGAAACAATGTTGGGACGAGGCGCTTAGACTGAGGGATATGAGAAACAGATTGGAATTGCATCGCGAGAAAAAGCTGTACAGCATTGATAATATTGTTTTCGATGAGGAGACGAAGAAACTAGCACTGATGAGCATTGATAAAAGAGAGAACGAACTTGCTGAACGCGAGGATGCTTGTACGGATTCAACGATGTACAG CGAGGATGCCAAAGCACTGTGGAAGAAATGGGTGCACGAAGATGAAAGATTCGTGATCGAAGATGCGCGAGTGCAGAGGGAGAAGTTGATGAACGTTTTGGAGAAAGAATGGCAGGGTCTCGCTATCCGTGACAAGGAACGAATTACTCGATCACATCAGACTGTGATACACGACGCTGTTGTCCAAGAAGAACATAAACTCATGTCTTCTCTCAACGCGGCTAAAGCAAAATCTTCGCCTACATCCTTGAAATGA
- the LOC114876376 gene encoding trichoplein keratin filament-binding protein-like isoform X4 — protein MVSRYREKQYQLAAQRHNQEFLKYDHYQQIAKYYEQQCRIAKQYDSWNSRGIDPKGELAKAKKAERLLVRRNKLRNLLKEEDESYRNELEEQKILKNRSEVPSLEQLKRKLKEKRAEESLYFPRTCRRYQSYFVCPKESNSSGSSTLRDTNLQYSRVCRDSTNLIHQNGQNSRCSSSGMSKGSNRKSQEQENFDTRKEVHRRASLQFSNEVVRPNTRYSARYARRSLENTNVRSDDSTDYGSNRVSSRSSFGAPSETYLSLNSKTPLRKNDKENALLSPQEVRVIKNRSYSRMGDPEMNTKDLAHQKESPHRRSQDNDNTELNQSMEDQTETPIEDPHQKRDLQDKYSSEEDHIVEDVKTTDNRQFEVEKSMPWLRMDPTDKNLSKQMFLYLTHKELKTKIEDLIVRESHACKKQCWDEALRLRDMRNRLELHREKKLYSIDNIVFDEETKKLALMSIDKRENELAEREDACTDSTMYSEDAKALWKKWVHEDERFVIEDARVQREKLMNVLEKEWQGLAIRDKERITRSHQTVIHDAVVQEEHKLMSSLNAAKAKSSPTSLK, from the exons GGTGAGTCGATACCGAGAGAAGCAGTACCAGCTAGCAGCCCAGAGACACAACCAGGAGTTCCTCAAGTACGATCATTACCAACAAATCGCTAAATACTACGAGCAGCAATGTAGAATCGCGAAGCAATACGATTCGTGGAATTCCAGGGGTATAGATCCCAAGGGAGAGCTTGCGAAGGCTAAGAAAGCTGAAAGATTGCTGGTCAGAAGGAACAAGCTACGAAATCTGTTGAAGGAAGAAGATGAATCATACAGAAACGAATTGGAGGAAcagaaaatattgaagaatCGTAGCGAAGTGCCTTCGTTGGAGcagttgaaacgaaaattAAAGGAGAAACGAGCAGAAGAGAGCCTTTATTTCCCTAGAACCTGTCGAAGATACCAATCGTACTTCGTCTGTCCTAAAGAATCTAACAGTTCCGGTTCGAGCACCCTCAGGGATACAAATCTTCAATATTCGCGTGTTTGTAGAGATTCTACAAATCTAATTCATCAGAACGGACAAAATTCTCGCTGTAGTAGTTCTGGTATGAGCAAAGGGAGCAACAGAAAATCGCAGGAACAGGAAAATTTCGATACGCGAAAGGAAGTTCATCGACGTGCATCGCTTCAGTTCTCCAACGAAGTCGTCAGGCCTAACACAAGGTATTCCGCTCGTTACGCGCGCAGGAGTTTGGAAAACACCAACGTCAGAAGTGACGATTCGACTGACTACGGGTCGAACAGGGTATCGAGCAGATCTTCCTTTGGAGCACCTAGTGAAACGTATTTGTCACTAAACAGCAAGACTCCTCTTCGCAAGAACGATAAAGAGAACGCTTTATTAAGTCCTCAAGAAGTTCGAGTGATCAAGAATCGTTCCTACAGCAGGATGGGCGATCCTGAAATGAATACCAAGGACCTCGCTCATCAGAAGGAGAGTCCTCATAGAAGGTCCCAAGACAACGATAACACTGAGCTGAATCAAAGTATGGAGGATCAAACGGAGACTCCAATTGAAGATCCGCATCAAAAACGGGACCTACAAGACAAATACAGCTCCGAAGAGGATCATATCGTGGAAGATGTGAAAACAACGGACAATCGGCAGTTCGAAGTGGAGAAAAGCATGCCTTGGCTACGAATGGATCCTACAGACAAGAATCTCTCCAAGCAAATGTTTCTGTATTTGACTCATAAAGAGTTGAAGACCAAAATTGAGGATCTAATCGTGAGAGAATCGCATGCTTGCAAGAAACAATGTTGGGACGAGGCGCTTAGACTGAGGGATATGAGAAACAGATTGGAATTGCATCGCGAGAAAAAGCTGTACAGCATTGATAATATTGTTTTCGATGAGGAGACGAAGAAACTAGCACTGATGAGCATTGATAAAAGAGAGAACGAACTTGCTGAACGCGAGGATGCTTGTACGGATTCAACGATGTACAG CGAGGATGCCAAAGCACTGTGGAAGAAATGGGTGCACGAAGATGAAAGATTCGTGATCGAAGATGCGCGAGTGCAGAGGGAGAAGTTGATGAACGTTTTGGAGAAAGAATGGCAGGGTCTCGCTATCCGTGACAAGGAACGAATTACTCGATCACATCAGACTGTGATACACGACGCTGTTGTCCAAGAAGAACATAAACTCATGTCTTCTCTCAACGCGGCTAAAGCAAAATCTTCGCCTACATCCTTGAAATGA
- the LOC114876376 gene encoding uncharacterized protein LOC114876376 isoform X5, translated as MVSRYREKQYQLAAQRHNQEFLKGIDPKGELAKAKKAERLLVRRNKLRNLLKEEDESYRNELEEQKILKNRSEVPSLEQLKRKLKEKRAEESLYFPRTCRRYQSYFVCPKESNSSGSSTLRDTNLQYSRVCRDSTNLIHQNGQNSRCSSSGMSKGSNRKSQEQENFDTRKEVHRRASLQFSNEVVRPNTRYSARYARRSLENTNVRSDDSTDYGSNRVSSRSSFGAPSETYLSLNSKTPLRKNDKENALLSPQEVRVIKNRSYSRMGDPEMNTKDLAHQKESPHRRSQDNDNTELNQSMEDQTETPIEDPHQKRDLQDKYSSEEDHIVEDVKTTDNRQFEVEKSMPWLRMDPTDKNLSKQMFLYLTHKELKTKIEDLIVRESHACKKQCWDEALRLRDMRNRLELHREKKLYSIDNIVFDEETKKLALMSIDKRENELAEREDACTDSTMYSEDAKALWKKWVHEDERFVIEDARVQREKLMNVLEKEWQGLAIRDKERITRSHQTVIHDAVVQEEHKLMSSLNAAKAKSSPTSLK; from the exons GGTGAGTCGATACCGAGAGAAGCAGTACCAGCTAGCAGCCCAGAGACACAACCAGGAGTTCCTCAA GGGTATAGATCCCAAGGGAGAGCTTGCGAAGGCTAAGAAAGCTGAAAGATTGCTGGTCAGAAGGAACAAGCTACGAAATCTGTTGAAGGAAGAAGATGAATCATACAGAAACGAATTGGAGGAAcagaaaatattgaagaatCGTAGCGAAGTGCCTTCGTTGGAGcagttgaaacgaaaattAAAGGAGAAACGAGCAGAAGAGAGCCTTTATTTCCCTAGAACCTGTCGAAGATACCAATCGTACTTCGTCTGTCCTAAAGAATCTAACAGTTCCGGTTCGAGCACCCTCAGGGATACAAATCTTCAATATTCGCGTGTTTGTAGAGATTCTACAAATCTAATTCATCAGAACGGACAAAATTCTCGCTGTAGTAGTTCTGGTATGAGCAAAGGGAGCAACAGAAAATCGCAGGAACAGGAAAATTTCGATACGCGAAAGGAAGTTCATCGACGTGCATCGCTTCAGTTCTCCAACGAAGTCGTCAGGCCTAACACAAGGTATTCCGCTCGTTACGCGCGCAGGAGTTTGGAAAACACCAACGTCAGAAGTGACGATTCGACTGACTACGGGTCGAACAGGGTATCGAGCAGATCTTCCTTTGGAGCACCTAGTGAAACGTATTTGTCACTAAACAGCAAGACTCCTCTTCGCAAGAACGATAAAGAGAACGCTTTATTAAGTCCTCAAGAAGTTCGAGTGATCAAGAATCGTTCCTACAGCAGGATGGGCGATCCTGAAATGAATACCAAGGACCTCGCTCATCAGAAGGAGAGTCCTCATAGAAGGTCCCAAGACAACGATAACACTGAGCTGAATCAAAGTATGGAGGATCAAACGGAGACTCCAATTGAAGATCCGCATCAAAAACGGGACCTACAAGACAAATACAGCTCCGAAGAGGATCATATCGTGGAAGATGTGAAAACAACGGACAATCGGCAGTTCGAAGTGGAGAAAAGCATGCCTTGGCTACGAATGGATCCTACAGACAAGAATCTCTCCAAGCAAATGTTTCTGTATTTGACTCATAAAGAGTTGAAGACCAAAATTGAGGATCTAATCGTGAGAGAATCGCATGCTTGCAAGAAACAATGTTGGGACGAGGCGCTTAGACTGAGGGATATGAGAAACAGATTGGAATTGCATCGCGAGAAAAAGCTGTACAGCATTGATAATATTGTTTTCGATGAGGAGACGAAGAAACTAGCACTGATGAGCATTGATAAAAGAGAGAACGAACTTGCTGAACGCGAGGATGCTTGTACGGATTCAACGATGTACAG CGAGGATGCCAAAGCACTGTGGAAGAAATGGGTGCACGAAGATGAAAGATTCGTGATCGAAGATGCGCGAGTGCAGAGGGAGAAGTTGATGAACGTTTTGGAGAAAGAATGGCAGGGTCTCGCTATCCGTGACAAGGAACGAATTACTCGATCACATCAGACTGTGATACACGACGCTGTTGTCCAAGAAGAACATAAACTCATGTCTTCTCTCAACGCGGCTAAAGCAAAATCTTCGCCTACATCCTTGAAATGA
- the LOC114876376 gene encoding trichoplein keratin filament-binding protein-like isoform X3, which translates to MRGPVRLAFSLISLVSRKVSRYREKQYQLAAQRHNQEFLKYDHYQQIAKYYEQQCRIAKQYDSWNSRGIDPKGELAKAKKAERLLVRRNKLRNLLKEEDESYRNELEEQKILKNRSEVPSLEQLKRKLKEKRAEESLYFPRTCRRYQSYFVCPKESNSSGSSTLRDTNLQYSRVCRDSTNLIHQNGQNSRCSSSGMSKGSNRKSQEQENFDTRKEVHRRASLQFSNEVVRPNTRYSARYARRSLENTNVRSDDSTDYGSNRVSSRSSFGAPSETYLSLNSKTPLRKNDKENALLSPQEVRVIKNRSYSRMGDPEMNTKDLAHQKESPHRRSQDNDNTELNQSMEDQTETPIEDPHQKRDLQDKYSSEEDHIVEDVKTTDNRQFEVEKSMPWLRMDPTDKNLSKQMFLYLTHKELKTKIEDLIVRESHACKKQCWDEALRLRDMRNRLELHREKKLYSIDNIVFDEETKKLALMSIDKRENELAEREDACTDSTMYSEDAKALWKKWVHEDERFVIEDARVQREKLMNVLEKEWQGLAIRDKERITRSHQTVIHDAVVQEEHKLMSSLNAAKAKSSPTSLK; encoded by the exons ATGCGAGGACCCGTGAGGCTGGCCTTCTCTCTGATCTCTCTCGTATCGAGAAA GGTGAGTCGATACCGAGAGAAGCAGTACCAGCTAGCAGCCCAGAGACACAACCAGGAGTTCCTCAAGTACGATCATTACCAACAAATCGCTAAATACTACGAGCAGCAATGTAGAATCGCGAAGCAATACGATTCGTGGAATTCCAGGGGTATAGATCCCAAGGGAGAGCTTGCGAAGGCTAAGAAAGCTGAAAGATTGCTGGTCAGAAGGAACAAGCTACGAAATCTGTTGAAGGAAGAAGATGAATCATACAGAAACGAATTGGAGGAAcagaaaatattgaagaatCGTAGCGAAGTGCCTTCGTTGGAGcagttgaaacgaaaattAAAGGAGAAACGAGCAGAAGAGAGCCTTTATTTCCCTAGAACCTGTCGAAGATACCAATCGTACTTCGTCTGTCCTAAAGAATCTAACAGTTCCGGTTCGAGCACCCTCAGGGATACAAATCTTCAATATTCGCGTGTTTGTAGAGATTCTACAAATCTAATTCATCAGAACGGACAAAATTCTCGCTGTAGTAGTTCTGGTATGAGCAAAGGGAGCAACAGAAAATCGCAGGAACAGGAAAATTTCGATACGCGAAAGGAAGTTCATCGACGTGCATCGCTTCAGTTCTCCAACGAAGTCGTCAGGCCTAACACAAGGTATTCCGCTCGTTACGCGCGCAGGAGTTTGGAAAACACCAACGTCAGAAGTGACGATTCGACTGACTACGGGTCGAACAGGGTATCGAGCAGATCTTCCTTTGGAGCACCTAGTGAAACGTATTTGTCACTAAACAGCAAGACTCCTCTTCGCAAGAACGATAAAGAGAACGCTTTATTAAGTCCTCAAGAAGTTCGAGTGATCAAGAATCGTTCCTACAGCAGGATGGGCGATCCTGAAATGAATACCAAGGACCTCGCTCATCAGAAGGAGAGTCCTCATAGAAGGTCCCAAGACAACGATAACACTGAGCTGAATCAAAGTATGGAGGATCAAACGGAGACTCCAATTGAAGATCCGCATCAAAAACGGGACCTACAAGACAAATACAGCTCCGAAGAGGATCATATCGTGGAAGATGTGAAAACAACGGACAATCGGCAGTTCGAAGTGGAGAAAAGCATGCCTTGGCTACGAATGGATCCTACAGACAAGAATCTCTCCAAGCAAATGTTTCTGTATTTGACTCATAAAGAGTTGAAGACCAAAATTGAGGATCTAATCGTGAGAGAATCGCATGCTTGCAAGAAACAATGTTGGGACGAGGCGCTTAGACTGAGGGATATGAGAAACAGATTGGAATTGCATCGCGAGAAAAAGCTGTACAGCATTGATAATATTGTTTTCGATGAGGAGACGAAGAAACTAGCACTGATGAGCATTGATAAAAGAGAGAACGAACTTGCTGAACGCGAGGATGCTTGTACGGATTCAACGATGTACAG CGAGGATGCCAAAGCACTGTGGAAGAAATGGGTGCACGAAGATGAAAGATTCGTGATCGAAGATGCGCGAGTGCAGAGGGAGAAGTTGATGAACGTTTTGGAGAAAGAATGGCAGGGTCTCGCTATCCGTGACAAGGAACGAATTACTCGATCACATCAGACTGTGATACACGACGCTGTTGTCCAAGAAGAACATAAACTCATGTCTTCTCTCAACGCGGCTAAAGCAAAATCTTCGCCTACATCCTTGAAATGA